A stretch of the Coprobacillus cateniformis genome encodes the following:
- a CDS encoding FadR/GntR family transcriptional regulator: MQDKQTLFDYLYKTLHEQIENGRFPYGSKLPSRSHLCETYNVGMRTVKDVLMRLKIEGYIQTQERKPTIVIYDSLHTHKDFEVQYVLEHKSSIVAVYETLASLMPKIFALSIQNCSDDFLKHWQKRLNRAKNNNDIGARKQINIHFLHDILTQSNNQLFKSLFLVLNSIHTVLFFLKKKIFFNCFVHTRNFQIFFGLAMLY, encoded by the coding sequence GTGCAAGATAAACAAACCTTATTTGATTATCTATACAAAACATTACATGAACAAATTGAAAATGGCCGCTTCCCATATGGTTCAAAATTACCATCAAGAAGTCATTTATGTGAAACTTATAATGTTGGTATGAGAACTGTCAAAGATGTGCTTATGCGCCTTAAGATAGAGGGATATATTCAAACACAAGAAAGAAAGCCAACCATTGTAATATATGATTCGTTACATACACACAAAGATTTTGAAGTTCAGTACGTTTTAGAACATAAGTCTTCAATTGTTGCTGTTTATGAAACATTGGCTTCACTTATGCCAAAAATCTTTGCACTTTCCATTCAAAATTGCTCAGATGACTTCCTTAAACATTGGCAAAAAAGATTAAATCGTGCAAAGAATAATAATGATATTGGAGCACGCAAACAAATCAATATACACTTTCTCCATGATATATTAACACAATCTAACAATCAATTATTTAAGAGTCTTTTTTTAGTCTTGAACTCTATACATACAGTTCTTTTTTTCTTGAAGAAGAAGATTTTCTTCAATTGCTTCGTACATACCCGCAATTTCCAGATATTTTTTGGGTTAGCGATGCTTTATTAA
- a CDS encoding winged helix-turn-helix domain-containing protein, with protein MEKYLIQLSSRYPNIHEKQFSYTWTVEVGRDHYYTQIVRDLIDKVGLGFYKKNEFLPSEAQLAKQYKVSISTIKKSLSVLNELGYGETINGKGTKIYIQNDQYTIKSLNNKKYRKDTIIYLNALQLMVLNIEVAAFLAFEEIDARTISNLKTKIQNSQNIILDELFHCILEHVQLKPLKTVLQENNKVLYWGYYLSFYYDESQIIQELNSKAMVAFEYLSSGNQKDFAKEMSKCYRDVFHIVKKHMISFGLYEVKRLIAPR; from the coding sequence GTGGAAAAGTATTTAATACAATTGTCATCACGATATCCAAACATTCATGAAAAGCAATTTTCATATACCTGGACAGTAGAGGTCGGAAGAGATCATTATTATACTCAAATTGTAAGAGATCTCATTGATAAAGTTGGTTTAGGTTTTTATAAAAAAAATGAATTTCTTCCATCAGAAGCACAATTAGCAAAGCAATACAAAGTCTCTATTTCCACAATCAAAAAATCTTTATCAGTTCTCAATGAACTCGGTTATGGAGAAACCATAAATGGCAAAGGGACAAAAATCTATATTCAAAACGACCAATACACCATCAAAAGTCTAAATAATAAAAAATATAGAAAAGATACAATTATCTATTTGAACGCTCTTCAGCTAATGGTTTTAAATATTGAAGTTGCAGCATTTTTAGCCTTTGAAGAAATTGATGCCAGAACTATTTCCAATTTAAAAACAAAAATTCAAAACAGTCAAAATATAATTCTCGATGAACTTTTTCACTGTATTTTAGAACATGTACAACTCAAACCTTTAAAAACAGTTTTACAAGAAAATAATAAAGTGCTGTATTGGGGATATTATCTATCTTTCTATTATGATGAATCACAAATAATACAGGAACTCAATTCAAAGGCAATGGTTGCTTTTGAATACTTATCTTCAGGAAATCAAAAAGATTTCGCTAAAGAAATGTCCAAGTGTTATAGAGATGTTTTTCATATTGTCAAAAAACATATGATATCTTTTGGCCTTTATGAAGTCAAGAGACTCATTGCCCCTCGCTAA
- a CDS encoding metallophosphoesterase family protein, protein MKKVVVMSDNHGNDSMMEYIKAQEPHADYYIHCGDSEASYKELLTGYICVKGNNDWSLDLPMEAKLQIEDVTLFITHGQYLGYFNRELAMKDLLIRNHCQVFISGHTHMPLFLKDGSYYYINPGSTSLPRGGSKKSYAVVTIDGQAVDCVFKEIPRSQ, encoded by the coding sequence ATGAAAAAAGTTGTAGTTATGTCAGATAATCATGGGAATGATTCTATGATGGAATATATTAAAGCACAAGAACCACATGCAGATTATTATATTCATTGTGGAGATAGTGAAGCATCCTATAAAGAATTGTTAACCGGATATATTTGTGTGAAAGGAAATAATGATTGGTCATTGGATTTGCCAATGGAAGCAAAACTTCAAATTGAAGATGTGACTCTATTTATTACACATGGCCAATATTTAGGATATTTTAATCGCGAACTTGCTATGAAAGACTTGTTAATACGTAATCATTGTCAAGTTTTCATTTCCGGTCATACACATATGCCATTATTTCTAAAAGATGGTTCATATTATTATATCAATCCTGGATCAACATCGCTCCCTCGAGGTGGAAGTAAAAAAAGTTATGCAGTTGTGACAATTGATGGTCAGGCTGTTGATTGCGTATTTAAAGAAATCCCTAGATCTCAATAA
- a CDS encoding GerMN domain-containing protein: MKKKIGVISVLVLCLTFVSIMYLKKDKKSDEKVDDVYYKSVVFKDSDNDLIPISVNFHSEVELEEEIRNKIDLMKSDEMIQYGLYPVISKDLEVQSVNLKDHVLTVSFNDQLVANQDAMDILEALTYVMTDYDDVERVNLQINEKNVSYIPNSTIPLSSLTKSLGLNNFEETSAFLHQTVPVMVYHQKTIEQYSYYVPTTMRVDENEPLTKQVQTILSYVQSKIHLLDAKLDNGVLTVDLDSNILLDNEKIDQTLEDLIVLSLSSLKDVKDVEIKINGEDVRTKQSSQIEYNYIKM, from the coding sequence ATGAAAAAGAAGATAGGAGTTATCAGTGTATTGGTTTTGTGTTTGACATTTGTATCAATTATGTATCTAAAAAAAGATAAAAAGAGCGATGAGAAAGTAGACGATGTTTATTATAAGAGTGTGGTTTTTAAGGATAGTGATAATGATTTGATTCCTATATCTGTTAATTTTCATAGTGAAGTAGAACTTGAGGAAGAAATTAGAAATAAGATAGATTTAATGAAATCAGATGAAATGATTCAATATGGACTCTATCCAGTCATTAGTAAAGATTTGGAGGTACAGTCAGTTAATTTAAAAGATCATGTTTTAACAGTCAGTTTTAATGATCAATTGGTTGCTAATCAAGATGCAATGGATATTTTAGAAGCTTTGACATATGTCATGACGGATTATGATGATGTTGAAAGAGTTAATCTTCAGATAAATGAAAAGAATGTTTCATATATTCCAAATAGTACAATTCCTTTATCATCATTAACAAAAAGTTTAGGTTTAAATAATTTTGAAGAAACATCTGCGTTTTTGCATCAAACAGTACCTGTCATGGTTTATCATCAAAAGACTATTGAACAATATTCTTATTATGTGCCAACAACTATGAGAGTTGATGAGAATGAGCCATTAACAAAACAAGTTCAAACTATCTTAAGTTATGTACAAAGTAAAATTCACTTGTTAGATGCCAAATTAGATAATGGAGTTTTGACAGTGGATCTTGATTCAAATATACTTCTAGACAATGAAAAAATCGATCAGACTTTAGAAGATTTAATTGTTTTGTCTTTGTCTTCTTTAAAAGATGTTAAAGATGTAGAAATTAAAATCAATGGTGAAGATGTAAGAACAAAACAATCTTCACAAATTGAATATAATTATATTAAAATGTAG
- the murI gene encoding glutamate racemase — protein sequence MDKPIGIFDSGVGGLTVLTALQKELPHENMIYIGDNAHCPYGDKTKHQLLSYTKEICDYFISQNVKMIVLACNTTSANVLAELQELYQVPVVGVIHSTVHDFLTRKKKCPLIIATHATIESHKYREIIMHYEPDIQIFELETPALVPLIESGQYKKGIQDVLEHYFYPYVNKVDSLILGCTHYPIVLEQIKEVFPNKEYISSSESICQEVASYLRVHHILNESNDSGATVIYTTGDPHEFRYSSEGFFHYHDLKVNFLEL from the coding sequence ATGGATAAACCAATAGGTATATTTGATTCTGGAGTTGGAGGATTAACAGTTTTGACTGCTCTACAAAAAGAATTGCCTCATGAGAATATGATTTATATTGGTGATAATGCACATTGTCCTTATGGTGATAAAACAAAGCATCAATTGCTTTCATATACAAAAGAAATTTGTGACTATTTTATTTCTCAAAATGTAAAAATGATTGTTTTGGCGTGTAACACAACGAGTGCAAATGTTTTGGCAGAGTTACAAGAATTATATCAAGTTCCTGTTGTAGGAGTAATTCATTCAACTGTTCATGATTTTTTGACTAGAAAGAAAAAGTGTCCTTTGATTATTGCTACACATGCAACTATTGAATCGCACAAGTACAGAGAAATCATTATGCATTATGAACCTGATATTCAAATATTTGAATTGGAAACACCTGCACTAGTGCCATTAATTGAATCTGGTCAGTACAAAAAGGGGATCCAGGATGTTTTGGAACATTATTTTTATCCATATGTGAATAAAGTTGATTCATTAATATTGGGGTGTACACATTATCCTATTGTATTGGAACAAATTAAGGAAGTGTTTCCCAATAAAGAATATATTTCAAGTAGTGAGTCTATTTGTCAAGAAGTTGCTTCTTATTTGAGAGTTCATCACATTTTAAATGAATCAAATGATAGTGGAGCAACTGTCATATATACAACTGGTGATCCTCATGAATTTCGATACTCATCAGAAGGATTCTTTCATTACCATGATTTAAAAGTTAACTTTCTTGAATTATAA
- a CDS encoding M15 family metallopeptidase gives MKIKTWHLFFVIIVLFGCSFYIVNLKFDKFYRVNGINNDNRVLIEKYLDKDEQTYLIDNQISIELFIDYLEFDDFHLQNYQYYNYLKESGRYKKTSEILDVANSLVTRLSYLYKDSAMNQAKLLIDRSLEMVFLSEENFRFDYIDLYTDLKPLYASQDYSYIEDAETYVQRFGEMGIDDFDDVKKTMHMMTQAYSKDALADILKKELPHNVQIVYNPNDLSTLVDHNHYIGKYEPTGLLLVQDIPRIRYAIYLQSDAYNALVKMYQDLSKKHSGFLLREGYIGAQSLKADEVGYTEEQLGLTIEVAQSQIPYKDFDNTDISKWLQEHAYEYGFILRYPKEKASITNHTYDPHIYRYVGKGLAKSLHESDLTLEEYQSQNK, from the coding sequence ATGAAAATAAAGACATGGCATTTGTTTTTTGTCATTATTGTTTTATTTGGTTGCTCTTTTTATATTGTAAATTTGAAGTTTGATAAATTCTATCGTGTGAATGGAATTAATAATGATAATCGTGTCCTGATTGAGAAATACCTGGACAAGGATGAACAGACATATTTGATTGATAATCAAATATCAATTGAATTGTTTATAGATTATTTAGAATTCGATGATTTTCATTTACAAAACTATCAATATTACAATTATTTAAAAGAGTCTGGCCGTTATAAAAAAACTTCAGAAATCTTAGATGTTGCAAATAGTCTCGTTACACGATTGAGTTATTTATATAAAGATAGTGCAATGAATCAAGCAAAACTTTTGATTGATAGATCTTTAGAGATGGTTTTCTTAAGTGAAGAAAATTTTAGATTTGATTACATAGATTTATATACAGATTTAAAACCTTTATATGCTTCTCAAGATTATTCATATATAGAAGATGCTGAAACTTATGTTCAGCGTTTTGGTGAAATGGGTATAGATGATTTTGATGATGTTAAAAAGACAATGCATATGATGACACAAGCATATTCAAAAGATGCACTTGCTGATATTCTGAAGAAAGAATTGCCACATAATGTACAAATTGTTTATAATCCTAATGATTTGTCAACGTTAGTTGATCACAATCATTACATTGGTAAATATGAGCCAACTGGATTATTGCTTGTTCAGGACATACCAAGAATAAGGTATGCTATATATTTACAAAGTGATGCATATAATGCACTTGTTAAAATGTATCAGGATCTCAGTAAAAAACACAGTGGTTTCTTATTGAGAGAAGGATATATTGGGGCACAATCACTTAAGGCGGATGAGGTTGGTTATACGGAAGAACAGCTAGGTTTAACGATTGAGGTTGCACAATCTCAAATTCCTTATAAAGATTTTGATAATACTGATATTTCAAAGTGGCTGCAAGAACATGCGTATGAATATGGGTTTATATTACGCTATCCTAAAGAAAAAGCATCAATTACAAACCATACTTATGACCCTCATATTTATCGTTATGTTGGTAAGGGATTAGCAAAATCATTACACGAATCTGATTTAACATTGGAAGAATATCAATCACAAAATAAATAG
- a CDS encoding helix-turn-helix domain-containing protein, with protein sequence MHSLLTKREKEIFTLLTFNKTTKQIAEELCISEKTVRNHISNVIQKLGVESRIQAVLELIKMKEIDL encoded by the coding sequence ATGCATTCCTTATTAACGAAAAGAGAAAAAGAAATTTTTACTTTGCTGACATTCAATAAAACAACAAAACAAATTGCTGAAGAACTCTGCATTAGTGAGAAAACAGTCAGAAATCATATTTCTAATGTTATTCAGAAATTGGGCGTTGAATCAAGAATACAGGCCGTTTTAGAATTGATTAAAATGAAAGAAATTGATTTGTAG
- the uvrC gene encoding excinuclease ABC subunit UvrC: MNDLIKGKLSLLPPSPGCYLMKNKEGTVIYVGKAKKLKNRVHSYFVGAHDYKTTKLVSEIVDFEYIVTGSEKEALLLEINLIKDYSPQYNIMFMDNTYYPYIQMTNEEHPRLKIVRDAKEKKAKHFGPFPDATAARETYKLLDRLYPLRKCNHIPKKPCLYYSLNQCLAPCVRDVDQEEYVQIKKEIVKLLNGDTKDKIHELTEKMTKASEELNFEQAKEYRDLITYIQHVTAKQHVQFNDNIDRDILGYYVDHGYLSIQLFFMRHGKLLSRDLNLVPIGVNVQEDLQQFIVSFYQNNTLPKEVLLPQDVDDEVLKEILDCKILKPQKGNKYSLVQMAIDNARESLEKKFELIQKNEAATIGAMKQLGELLQIETPHVIELFDNSNIQGAYAVAGMVCFKDGIPSKKDYRKYKIKTVEGPDDYASMREVIYRRYYRVLMEGLTPPDMILVDGGLGQIHVAKEVVDSLNMNIKVCGLAKDDKHSTAMLLDENGTPIPIHPKSELFFLLTRMQDEVHRYAISFHKNVRSKSLFASVLDDIEGIGPKRKKQLLNHFKSVKRMKEASLEELQELLPDKVAEELFQSLQED, translated from the coding sequence ATGAATGATTTAATTAAAGGTAAGCTTTCTTTATTGCCACCTTCACCTGGGTGTTATTTAATGAAAAATAAAGAAGGAACTGTTATCTATGTTGGAAAAGCAAAAAAATTAAAAAATCGTGTACACTCTTATTTTGTGGGAGCTCATGATTATAAGACGACAAAATTGGTCAGTGAAATTGTAGATTTTGAATATATTGTGACAGGCAGCGAAAAAGAAGCATTGTTACTAGAAATTAATTTGATTAAAGACTATTCACCACAATACAATATCATGTTTATGGATAATACATATTATCCATATATTCAAATGACAAATGAAGAACATCCTCGTTTAAAGATTGTTCGTGATGCAAAAGAGAAAAAAGCCAAACATTTTGGACCATTTCCTGATGCGACTGCAGCGCGAGAAACGTATAAACTGTTAGATCGTCTTTATCCGCTAAGGAAATGCAATCATATCCCTAAAAAACCTTGTTTGTACTATTCGCTGAATCAATGTCTGGCACCTTGCGTGCGAGATGTTGATCAGGAAGAATATGTGCAGATCAAAAAAGAAATTGTCAAATTGCTCAATGGTGATACCAAAGATAAAATTCATGAATTGACTGAAAAGATGACAAAAGCAAGTGAAGAATTGAATTTTGAACAGGCAAAAGAGTATCGTGATCTTATAACTTATATACAGCATGTTACTGCTAAACAGCATGTTCAATTCAATGATAATATTGATCGGGATATTTTAGGTTATTATGTTGATCATGGATATTTGAGTATTCAGTTGTTTTTCATGCGTCATGGGAAACTTTTATCTAGAGATTTAAATCTTGTCCCTATTGGTGTCAATGTTCAAGAGGATTTGCAGCAGTTTATTGTTTCATTTTATCAAAACAATACTTTACCGAAGGAAGTTCTCTTACCCCAGGATGTCGATGATGAGGTTTTAAAAGAAATTCTTGACTGTAAGATATTAAAACCTCAAAAGGGAAATAAATATTCATTGGTTCAAATGGCAATTGATAATGCCCGTGAGTCTTTAGAGAAAAAGTTTGAATTAATTCAAAAAAATGAAGCTGCAACGATTGGAGCAATGAAACAATTAGGTGAGCTTCTTCAAATTGAAACGCCTCATGTTATTGAATTATTTGACAACTCAAATATTCAAGGGGCATATGCAGTTGCTGGGATGGTATGTTTTAAAGATGGCATTCCTTCAAAAAAAGATTATCGAAAATATAAGATAAAAACAGTTGAGGGTCCAGATGATTATGCAAGTATGCGTGAAGTGATTTATCGTCGTTATTATCGTGTTTTAATGGAAGGGCTAACACCACCGGATATGATTTTAGTCGATGGTGGGTTAGGACAGATTCATGTTGCAAAAGAGGTTGTTGATTCGTTAAATATGAATATTAAAGTCTGTGGTTTAGCTAAGGATGACAAACATTCTACAGCTATGCTCTTGGATGAAAATGGTACTCCAATTCCGATTCATCCAAAAAGTGAACTTTTCTTTTTGCTTACGCGAATGCAAGATGAAGTCCATAGATATGCGATTAGTTTTCATAAGAATGTGCGTTCAAAATCCTTATTTGCTTCTGTTTTAGATGATATTGAAGGAATTGGTCCAAAGCGTAAAAAACAGCTGTTAAATCATTTTAAAAGCGTGAAAAGAATGAAAGAAGCATCGCTTGAAGAATTGCAGGAACTCTTGCCAGATAAGGTTGCAGAAGAACTTTTTCAATCTTTACAAGAAGATTAG
- a CDS encoding endonuclease MutS2, whose protein sequence is MKTIFETLEMNEIQRQVQGYCASTLGKKRVDNLVIFDDVEDLDEALEKVNEAMKLISIQGRMPLGGLSDISLLLEKANRDGTLLGEDFLKVAHHLECIVSVKNYILASEVKTHFLQDLCDGLVENQHLLNEIQRCILPDGSVGDHASDHLYSVRKKIHQIQVNIRTKMDSLVKESKDILSIDQMTTKNDRLVLPVKSGYKNQLGGLIHAQSATGQTTYIEPEAVVVMNNQLSEMMMAEKAEVERILYVLSQLVKGNYYHFHFNLEILEELDFVFAKAQYGYQHDCCIPCIEEKGKFISLKEARHPLIDEKKVIANNIILRDHQMLLISGSNTGGKTVTLKTTGLLSLMALCGMPIPCLEATIPLFDQIYVDLGDEQSIEQSLSTFSSHMMKIIEILKVSTNQSLVILDEIGSGTDPQEGESLAEAILGRFLEIGSFVFASTHYGRLKTFAKEHPEILLASVSFDLDAMKPTYRLKLDSVGQSYAIEIAQLLGLDQDIVNQAQMIKREAMSEHEKLMEELEKKQEQLDLREHELTKLLSDNQKLEKQYQHQMHQLNKQKDELLQKAKDEANQLLLDAKENIDLVVETMKNSSLKQHEIIQAKHDLDQMKYLDEQDIIKQDHELTVGDHVKVTKMNREGDIVEVLKNHMVMVSLAGLNVKLHEDEVTFMHPQTKVKKVKKASLKKTTVKKTGTYEINVIGKRYEEAMSLVDKFLDDALVLGYPHVRVVHGMGTGALRNGIRRMLEKNKHVVSYRDGGPNEGGLGATLVYFE, encoded by the coding sequence ATGAAAACAATATTTGAAACATTAGAAATGAATGAAATTCAAAGACAAGTTCAAGGTTATTGTGCATCAACTTTAGGAAAGAAAAGGGTTGATAATCTTGTAATCTTTGATGATGTTGAGGATTTAGATGAGGCTTTAGAAAAAGTCAATGAAGCAATGAAATTGATATCTATTCAAGGTCGTATGCCTTTGGGTGGGTTAAGTGATATTTCTTTGTTATTAGAAAAAGCAAATCGAGATGGGACACTTTTAGGGGAAGATTTTTTGAAAGTTGCTCATCATCTTGAGTGTATTGTAAGTGTTAAAAATTATATTTTAGCAAGTGAGGTAAAAACTCATTTCTTGCAGGACTTGTGTGATGGTTTGGTTGAGAATCAACATCTCTTGAATGAAATACAGAGGTGTATTTTACCTGATGGAAGTGTGGGAGATCATGCAAGTGATCATCTTTATTCAGTGAGAAAGAAAATTCATCAAATTCAAGTCAATATACGTACAAAAATGGATTCTTTAGTTAAAGAATCTAAAGATATTTTGTCAATTGATCAAATGACCACCAAAAACGATCGTTTAGTCTTACCAGTTAAATCTGGCTATAAGAATCAATTGGGGGGACTGATCCACGCTCAGAGTGCAACTGGACAGACGACGTATATTGAACCAGAGGCAGTTGTTGTCATGAACAATCAATTAAGTGAAATGATGATGGCTGAAAAGGCTGAAGTGGAACGTATTTTGTATGTTTTGTCACAATTGGTAAAAGGTAATTATTATCATTTCCATTTTAATTTGGAAATTCTTGAGGAGTTAGATTTTGTCTTTGCCAAGGCACAGTATGGATATCAACATGATTGTTGCATACCTTGTATCGAAGAGAAAGGAAAGTTTATTTCTTTGAAGGAAGCACGCCATCCTTTGATTGATGAAAAGAAGGTTATTGCTAATAATATTATCTTAAGAGATCATCAAATGTTATTGATTAGTGGTAGCAATACTGGAGGAAAAACAGTAACTTTAAAAACAACTGGTCTGCTTTCTTTGATGGCTTTATGTGGAATGCCAATTCCATGTCTAGAAGCAACGATTCCATTATTTGACCAGATTTATGTAGATTTGGGTGATGAGCAATCTATTGAGCAATCACTTTCAACATTTTCAAGTCATATGATGAAGATTATTGAAATTTTAAAAGTTTCCACAAATCAGAGTTTGGTCATTTTAGATGAAATTGGTTCAGGGACTGATCCTCAAGAAGGTGAAAGTTTGGCCGAAGCTATTTTAGGACGTTTTTTAGAAATAGGTTCTTTTGTTTTTGCTTCTACACATTATGGTAGATTAAAAACATTTGCAAAAGAGCATCCAGAAATTTTATTGGCCTCTGTCTCATTTGATTTAGATGCTATGAAACCAACATATCGTTTAAAATTAGACAGTGTTGGACAGTCATATGCAATTGAAATAGCACAACTGTTAGGTCTTGATCAAGATATTGTTAACCAAGCGCAAATGATAAAAAGAGAGGCTATGAGTGAGCATGAAAAGTTAATGGAAGAACTTGAAAAGAAACAGGAACAGTTAGATCTTCGTGAACATGAATTAACAAAGTTATTAAGTGATAATCAGAAATTAGAAAAACAGTATCAGCACCAAATGCATCAATTGAATAAACAAAAAGATGAATTGCTTCAAAAAGCAAAAGATGAAGCCAATCAACTGTTATTAGATGCTAAAGAAAATATTGATTTGGTTGTTGAAACAATGAAAAATTCTTCTTTAAAACAACATGAGATTATTCAGGCAAAGCATGATTTAGATCAAATGAAATATTTAGATGAACAAGATATTATAAAACAGGACCATGAGTTAACAGTTGGTGACCATGTGAAAGTTACAAAAATGAATCGTGAAGGTGATATTGTTGAAGTTTTAAAAAATCATATGGTGATGGTATCATTAGCAGGATTAAATGTGAAACTTCATGAAGACGAAGTTACTTTTATGCATCCACAAACGAAAGTCAAAAAAGTGAAAAAAGCCTCTTTGAAAAAGACAACAGTGAAAAAAACTGGAACCTATGAAATTAATGTTATTGGAAAACGCTATGAAGAAGCAATGAGTCTTGTGGATAAATTTCTGGATGATGCTCTGGTGCTTGGTTATCCTCATGTCCGTGTGGTTCATGGTATGGGAACAGGTGCTCTGCGAAATGGAATTCGTCGTATGCTTGAAAAAAATAAACATGTTGTTTCGTACCGTGATGGTGGACCTAATGAAGGTGGATTAGGTGCAACGTTGGTTTATTTTGAATAA
- a CDS encoding CvpA family protein: protein MDFHMIDIIFVIFLVLMAIFGYIKGFVTRLYDFVGTIIVLFLSYFLAKPLSSLISIYSYDATDVFASMVGQMINQILVFIILMVVLMIIKKLIGIVIKPTLKTIMNTFSLTSFVDKILGLVLSLIEGLVISYLVIVFIVIPFTENGIANVQNTLLAKQVLKIVPDVSHQVIDLTGSFKQTGNAQPDSLETLTKILLTAKDMGFIDDEQVQKVFQENIQDQLSHEKMTLNATQIQQIEDILRESGYDQSLIQSILSNIHVSGE from the coding sequence TTGGATTTTCATATGATTGATATTATTTTTGTCATATTTTTAGTTTTGATGGCAATTTTTGGATACATAAAAGGTTTTGTTACACGTCTCTATGACTTTGTTGGAACAATAATTGTTTTGTTTTTATCATACTTTTTAGCAAAACCTCTCAGTTCATTAATTTCAATTTATAGTTATGATGCAACCGATGTTTTTGCATCTATGGTTGGTCAAATGATCAATCAAATATTAGTATTTATTATTTTAATGGTGGTGTTAATGATTATAAAGAAATTAATTGGAATTGTCATTAAGCCAACATTAAAAACAATAATGAATACTTTCTCATTGACTTCATTTGTTGATAAAATATTGGGGTTGGTTTTAAGTCTTATTGAAGGGCTTGTGATTTCTTACTTAGTCATTGTATTTATTGTCATTCCTTTTACTGAAAATGGAATAGCTAATGTTCAAAACACACTTTTAGCTAAACAAGTTTTAAAGATTGTTCCAGACGTTAGTCATCAAGTTATTGATTTAACAGGAAGTTTTAAACAGACTGGAAATGCTCAGCCTGATTCTCTGGAAACTTTAACAAAGATCTTATTAACTGCTAAGGATATGGGATTCATAGATGATGAACAAGTTCAGAAAGTTTTTCAAGAGAATATTCAAGATCAGTTGTCTCATGAAAAGATGACTTTGAATGCAACGCAGATACAACAGATTGAAGACATTTTAAGAGAATCAGGTTATGATCAAAGTCTGATTCAATCAATATTATCTAATATACATGTGAGTGGTGAATAA
- the rnhC gene encoding ribonuclease HIII — protein MEPIILKVEDSTLEKMKKFYDSQMVPVDDTDLIFKAHAIGCDIIAKMDGTIELSGQNALQEAKHWSKRIAKELSHLVAPQDDIFPYHHIGCAETGSSDYLGPLCIVSCYVTSEDSEFLKSLHIEDLNSLSNQEVVDYAKQIKDKLVYSLLILDNSHYNKMVQEGLNQANIKAKLFNQATVNVMQKVKQNVKVKVINQFVSPKTYFNYLKNEVIVVKDLMFETSHAEDKYMAVLAAEILSRYAYLQYYANMTKSLKMNLSRGTSTAVDAVAAKIATKYGEKMLMKVAKLNFTNTKRVKALLEEQ, from the coding sequence GTGGAACCAATTATACTTAAAGTGGAAGATAGTACATTGGAGAAAATGAAAAAATTTTATGATAGTCAAATGGTTCCAGTTGATGACACAGACCTTATCTTTAAAGCGCATGCTATTGGTTGTGATATTATAGCAAAAATGGATGGGACAATTGAATTAAGTGGGCAAAATGCTTTACAGGAAGCAAAACATTGGTCAAAGAGAATCGCCAAGGAATTATCTCATTTAGTTGCTCCTCAAGATGATATCTTTCCATATCATCATATTGGTTGTGCAGAAACAGGTTCATCTGATTATTTAGGACCCTTATGTATCGTTTCTTGCTATGTAACATCGGAAGATTCTGAATTTTTAAAGAGTTTACATATTGAAGATTTGAATTCCCTATCCAATCAAGAAGTTGTAGATTATGCCAAACAGATTAAAGACAAACTTGTCTATAGTTTATTAATTTTAGATAATTCGCATTACAACAAAATGGTTCAAGAAGGCTTGAATCAGGCAAATATCAAAGCAAAACTTTTTAATCAGGCAACTGTAAATGTCATGCAAAAAGTTAAACAAAATGTTAAGGTAAAAGTGATCAATCAATTTGTTTCTCCAAAGACATATTTTAACTATCTAAAGAATGAAGTTATAGTTGTTAAAGATTTGATGTTTGAAACAAGTCATGCTGAAGATAAATATATGGCTGTTCTTGCTGCAGAAATTCTTTCTCGCTATGCATATTTACAATATTATGCGAATATGACAAAGAGTTTAAAAATGAACTTAAGTCGTGGGACAAGTACTGCTGTTGATGCTGTTGCTGCAAAAATTGCAACAAAGTATGGTGAAAAGATGTTGATGAAAGTCGCAAAATTAAATTTCACAAATACAAAGCGAGTAAAAGCTTTATTAGAAGAACAGTAG